The Chryseolinea soli genome contains a region encoding:
- a CDS encoding PAS domain-containing protein yields the protein MESPHSTEQFLSGGGELGECIRAIDWSQTPIGPPSGWPQSLRTTLSILLSSRFPMFLWWGPELIQFYNDAYRPSLGTNGKHPHAVGQRGVECWPEVWDTIGPLIERVMENGESFYFEDQLIPIYRNGGLEDVYWTFSYSPVRGESGTVEGVLVVCNETTGKVLNLEQAEETGRQLKSLIAEAPISTAVFSGPQFIIELANDESLKLWGKDRRVMGKPLLEAIPELKGQPFLDLMIDVYKTGKTYEGRESVARLERDGSIRDVYVNFIFKTLRDASGKTNAILAMGYDVTEQVAARQQVSDAAERLTLATEGTRMATWDLDLKTSDIIHSPRLARIFGHPESMHLSFLAMRQAVHPRDLRVVEKAFDNALKKGTYYYEARVIHPDQSVHWIQTRGKVFYSDDHVPLRMLGTMIDITERKRAERVIEESEKKFRTLADSMPQFIWTADKTGNLNYFSRSVYQYTGITDPKQLAESWWKTIHPEDRKATLKAWQEALTTGTDFLFEHRFRHHEDTYRWQLSRAVPQRDVSGKIEMWVGTSTDIHDRKLFTDELENKVLQRTNELNLLNQNLLKSNDELAQFAYVASHDLQEPLRKIQTFAGRILDVESKNLSDRGKDYFQRMQSASVRMQQLIVDLLSFSRANTNEKYFEVTDLNYILQIVKEQLKDTIDQKQAVILSSTLPVLNIISFQFEQLFTNLIANALKFSKTDVPPLIAIHADKVGRDHVHHKDAEDILYHRIVITDNGIGFEPQFNERIFQVFQRLHGKDEYPGTGIGLAICKKIIENHQGFIEASGQLNKGAVFTVYVPARN from the coding sequence GCCATCGACTGGAGCCAGACGCCCATCGGACCTCCCTCCGGATGGCCACAAAGCTTGCGCACCACGCTGAGCATTTTACTCTCCTCGCGGTTTCCCATGTTTCTTTGGTGGGGACCAGAGCTCATCCAATTCTACAACGATGCATACCGGCCCAGCCTGGGGACCAACGGGAAACATCCGCATGCTGTTGGGCAACGCGGAGTGGAATGCTGGCCGGAAGTTTGGGACACCATCGGCCCGCTCATCGAAAGGGTGATGGAGAATGGCGAGTCGTTTTATTTTGAAGATCAACTGATCCCCATCTATCGCAATGGCGGTCTGGAGGACGTGTATTGGACGTTCAGCTACAGTCCCGTTCGCGGTGAATCCGGAACGGTGGAAGGCGTGCTGGTGGTTTGCAACGAGACCACTGGAAAGGTGCTGAACCTCGAGCAGGCGGAAGAAACCGGCCGGCAACTGAAAAGCCTCATTGCCGAGGCACCCATTTCTACCGCCGTGTTTAGTGGCCCTCAGTTCATCATCGAGTTGGCAAACGACGAGTCCCTGAAATTGTGGGGTAAAGACCGCCGCGTGATGGGCAAGCCCCTGCTGGAGGCCATACCCGAACTGAAAGGCCAACCTTTCCTGGACCTGATGATCGACGTGTACAAAACCGGCAAGACGTATGAAGGCCGGGAATCGGTGGCCCGTTTGGAACGCGATGGAAGTATCCGCGATGTGTATGTAAATTTTATTTTCAAGACCCTGCGGGACGCGAGCGGCAAGACCAATGCCATCCTCGCCATGGGCTATGACGTAACCGAACAGGTGGCGGCACGGCAGCAAGTTTCCGACGCCGCCGAACGCCTCACGCTGGCCACGGAAGGCACACGGATGGCCACCTGGGACCTCGACCTCAAGACTTCCGACATCATCCATTCGCCGCGCCTGGCCCGCATCTTCGGTCACCCGGAAAGCATGCATCTCAGTTTCCTGGCCATGCGCCAGGCCGTGCACCCGCGCGACTTGCGTGTGGTGGAAAAAGCATTCGACAACGCACTGAAGAAGGGAACCTACTATTACGAAGCCCGGGTCATTCACCCTGACCAGTCAGTGCACTGGATCCAGACCCGCGGCAAAGTATTTTATAGCGACGACCACGTTCCCCTGCGTATGCTGGGCACAATGATCGACATCACCGAACGCAAACGCGCCGAACGCGTCATCGAAGAAAGCGAAAAGAAGTTCAGGACCCTGGCCGACTCCATGCCTCAATTCATCTGGACCGCCGACAAGACCGGTAACCTGAACTATTTCAGCCGGTCGGTATACCAATACACCGGCATCACCGACCCCAAGCAGCTTGCCGAAAGCTGGTGGAAGACCATACACCCCGAAGACCGCAAGGCAACCCTGAAAGCCTGGCAGGAAGCGCTGACCACAGGAACCGATTTCTTGTTCGAACACCGCTTCCGTCATCACGAGGACACCTATCGCTGGCAGTTGAGCCGCGCCGTGCCCCAACGCGATGTGTCTGGAAAAATTGAGATGTGGGTGGGCACCAGCACCGACATACACGACCGCAAGCTCTTCACCGACGAGTTGGAGAACAAGGTGTTGCAACGCACCAACGAACTGAACCTGCTCAATCAAAACTTGTTGAAAAGCAACGACGAACTGGCGCAGTTTGCCTACGTGGCCAGTCACGACTTGCAAGAACCCCTGCGAAAGATTCAGACCTTCGCCGGCCGCATCCTGGACGTGGAGTCAAAAAATCTTTCGGACCGGGGTAAAGATTATTTTCAGCGCATGCAATCGGCCTCGGTGCGCATGCAGCAGCTCATTGTGGACTTGCTGTCTTTCTCGCGGGCCAACACCAACGAAAAATATTTTGAGGTGACCGACCTCAACTACATCCTGCAAATTGTGAAGGAGCAGTTGAAGGACACCATCGATCAAAAACAAGCCGTGATCTTGTCGAGCACGTTGCCGGTGTTGAACATCATCAGCTTCCAGTTCGAGCAGTTGTTCACCAACCTCATCGCCAACGCCCTGAAGTTTTCAAAGACGGATGTGCCTCCGCTCATCGCCATCCACGCCGACAAGGTGGGGCGTGATCACGTTCATCACAAGGATGCAGAAGACATCCTCTATCACCGGATCGTGATCACCGACAATGGTATCGGCTTCGAACCGCAGTTCAACGAGCGTATCTTCCAGGTGTTCCAACGGCTCCATGGCAAAGACGAATATCCCGGCACCGGCATCGGATTGGCCATCTGTAAAAAAATTATCGAGAACCACCAGGGCTTCATCGAAGCCTCCGGACAATTGAACAAGGGCGCGGTATTCACCGTCTATGTTCCTGCCAGGAACTGA
- a CDS encoding metallophosphoesterase family protein yields MRPFLFLLFITLSPALHATAVTGFVFADKNNNGQKDKDEAGLRGVVVSDQVQVVQTDGNGRYAINDVKGYGLIMISLPDGYKAVPTYWQRAPEAGGELNFALVKTPAVTSFTFLHASDTHISETSLPRTQRLRAMADSLKPAFVLVTGDLIRDALRVPEKEVTALYDLYLSETHKFSMPVWSAAGNHDNFGIERHLSLVGKNNPLYGKKMFHHYFGPNYYSFNYGGIHFVALDDIDYEDLWYYGHVDSTQVVWLKNDLAAIPPTQPVVTFAHMPFFSGGLSLSNFEETGPGRSLERQHGTLHYRHVVSNAQELVTILSQRPYPLSLAGHFHFRQVFTFESYGQPTRYEQTAAIVGPSEEGTIKLPSGFTLYTVKDGKISEGKFIRLDTK; encoded by the coding sequence ATGAGACCCTTTCTATTCCTGCTATTCATTACGCTTTCCCCCGCCCTTCACGCCACGGCCGTGACGGGATTTGTGTTTGCCGATAAAAACAACAACGGCCAGAAGGATAAGGATGAAGCCGGCCTTCGGGGCGTGGTCGTGTCGGACCAGGTACAAGTCGTGCAAACGGATGGCAATGGGCGCTATGCGATCAACGATGTGAAAGGCTATGGTTTGATCATGATCAGTTTACCCGACGGCTATAAAGCTGTGCCAACCTATTGGCAAAGGGCCCCCGAAGCCGGGGGTGAGTTGAATTTCGCGCTCGTCAAAACTCCGGCGGTGACGTCCTTCACATTCCTGCATGCTTCGGACACCCACATCAGCGAAACCAGTCTTCCCCGCACCCAACGGTTGCGCGCGATGGCCGACTCCCTGAAACCGGCTTTTGTTTTGGTCACGGGCGATCTCATTCGCGATGCGTTGAGAGTCCCCGAAAAAGAAGTGACCGCATTGTATGATCTTTACCTGAGCGAGACCCATAAATTCTCCATGCCCGTGTGGAGCGCTGCCGGCAACCACGACAACTTTGGGATCGAACGCCATTTGTCGCTGGTGGGAAAAAATAATCCCTTGTACGGCAAAAAAATGTTTCATCACTATTTCGGCCCCAACTACTATAGCTTCAACTACGGCGGCATTCACTTTGTTGCCTTGGATGATATCGACTATGAAGACTTGTGGTATTACGGCCACGTGGATTCCACGCAGGTAGTCTGGCTGAAAAACGATCTGGCCGCGATCCCTCCCACCCAACCGGTGGTCACCTTTGCGCACATGCCGTTCTTCTCGGGCGGGTTGAGTCTCTCTAATTTTGAGGAAACCGGGCCGGGCCGGTCGTTGGAGCGGCAGCATGGCACCCTTCACTATCGCCACGTGGTCTCTAACGCACAGGAGTTGGTGACCATCCTAAGTCAACGCCCCTACCCGCTTTCGCTGGCGGGTCATTTTCATTTTCGCCAGGTATTCACATTCGAGTCGTACGGGCAGCCCACGCGTTATGAGCAAACCGCGGCCATCGTCGGCCCTTCGGAGGAAGGCACAATAAAATTGCCGTCGGGTTTCACGCTGTATACCGTGAAGGATGGCAAGATCAGCGAAGGGAAATTCATTCGCCTCGATACGAAGTAG
- a CDS encoding PKD domain-containing protein produces MKIKILLLWVLIVGAVQARGQSTARQTIRTLPNGKHYWEYLPPTYSATGQKIPVVIFLHGLLERGDTEADMSKIINVNNTPPNYVEDGHDFQFVLISPQLPSNQGGWNNKNHINPVVDYVLQNYNVDPDQLYLTGLSLGGGGVWGYAQDPVYGQKVRGIAPVCGHQNDKTKACNIANNGIRVWAFHGEDDTTVSVSKTINMVDAINACIPAPNPLAIKTIYPGVNHNAWDNAYRIDNALHNPNVYDWMMQTFNKPAANAGVDRSITLPKDSVILMGSGTSPSSTITGYAWQQVSGPTCTLSGTTTSTLSVSGMTQGTYVFSLAVTDAASNVSPPDQVTITVLGTNVPPVANAGGDVTITLSQSPATFNGSGSDSDGLIATYLWTKQSGGTCTLSGANTATLSVSNLSTGTYTFRLTVTDNNSATAFDDVNLVVNPDPIGAATSWNAYDIVMQSTQAHQGLVNSTDNSVQATVSFFQSTNDGGVKKSALLSTYNAGAHPNANSFVATYWALGSGNVYPYAGKSTVGRGSETGEGNVPSPTGVFDLQLHPPNSAKLIVSAFVVPVAGEYTLSNLAVRRVSSATGTTRLKVFDSDQLPVADLQATNNQDWVQNTNTLALGTLSVGDSIYFAVDREGNYASDFTEVMWTVNRLVPNTPPVANAGTDVAITLPQDSVTLSGSGMDSDGTIAAYAWTQQSGPLATISGAGTQNAKLSQLSEGEYVFRLTVTDDDGATAFDEVTVVVNAPVEISWNSYDIVMQSTQAQQGKVNSTDNSTQATIAFFQSTNDGGVRKNALLPTYNSGAHPNVNSFVATYWANASGNTYPYAGKSTVGRGSETGEGNVPSPTGVFDLQLHPPNSLKLIVAAFVVPADGEYAVSSAAVRRVSSAAGTARLKVFNNLQSVILNLQATNNQDWVQSPTPLSLGVLAVGDSIYFAVDRDGNYASDFTEVAWTVTMTPPSSQARMAPRQTVAETTPKQPSVPDETPIGFYPNPVKNVISFQGVTAETQVTFYNSMGALLQQTKIDQAHNTLDMNSATFSPGMYIMILKNPGAQKHFKFLIER; encoded by the coding sequence ATGAAAATTAAAATCCTCTTACTCTGGGTGCTCATTGTGGGCGCCGTGCAGGCTCGCGGCCAAAGTACTGCGAGACAAACGATCCGCACATTGCCAAACGGCAAGCATTATTGGGAATATCTTCCACCAACCTATTCCGCGACCGGACAAAAGATCCCTGTGGTGATCTTTCTGCACGGCCTGCTGGAACGGGGCGACACGGAGGCCGACATGAGCAAAATCATAAACGTGAATAACACTCCGCCCAACTATGTGGAGGATGGTCACGATTTTCAATTTGTATTGATCTCCCCCCAACTGCCGTCGAACCAAGGGGGCTGGAATAATAAAAATCACATCAACCCCGTAGTGGACTATGTTTTGCAAAACTACAACGTAGATCCCGACCAGCTTTATCTCACGGGGTTGAGCCTCGGTGGCGGTGGCGTGTGGGGCTATGCGCAAGACCCGGTATATGGTCAGAAGGTCAGGGGTATCGCGCCCGTGTGTGGTCATCAAAACGATAAGACCAAAGCGTGTAACATCGCCAACAACGGCATCCGCGTTTGGGCGTTTCACGGCGAGGACGATACTACCGTGAGCGTATCCAAAACCATCAACATGGTAGACGCCATCAACGCCTGCATCCCGGCGCCCAATCCCCTGGCCATCAAAACCATTTATCCAGGCGTCAATCACAACGCATGGGATAATGCCTACCGGATAGACAATGCCCTCCACAATCCAAACGTGTATGATTGGATGATGCAAACCTTCAACAAGCCTGCGGCCAACGCGGGTGTCGACCGGAGCATCACCCTTCCCAAGGACAGTGTAATACTCATGGGTAGCGGCACATCTCCCAGCAGCACCATCACCGGTTACGCATGGCAACAAGTATCGGGACCTACCTGCACGCTAAGCGGAACCACAACCAGCACCCTTTCGGTATCGGGCATGACGCAAGGTACATATGTGTTCAGCCTCGCGGTGACAGACGCTGCCAGCAACGTATCGCCGCCCGACCAGGTGACCATTACGGTCTTAGGAACCAACGTGCCCCCCGTGGCGAATGCCGGCGGCGATGTAACCATCACCCTTTCTCAATCGCCCGCAACCTTCAACGGCTCCGGCTCGGACAGCGATGGATTGATCGCCACCTACTTATGGACAAAACAAAGCGGCGGTACGTGCACCTTATCGGGAGCCAACACGGCGACGCTTTCCGTGAGCAATCTTTCGACAGGTACGTATACATTCAGGCTTACCGTCACGGATAACAACAGTGCCACCGCCTTCGACGATGTTAACCTCGTTGTCAATCCCGACCCGATTGGCGCGGCAACCAGTTGGAATGCCTATGACATTGTGATGCAGTCAACCCAGGCGCATCAGGGTTTGGTGAACAGTACAGACAACAGCGTACAGGCCACCGTTTCTTTTTTTCAGTCCACGAACGACGGCGGCGTCAAGAAGAGTGCGCTGCTGAGTACTTACAATGCAGGAGCCCACCCCAACGCTAACAGCTTTGTCGCCACCTACTGGGCCCTTGGATCCGGCAATGTCTATCCTTACGCCGGCAAGAGCACGGTGGGAAGAGGAAGCGAGACGGGCGAAGGCAATGTCCCTTCACCTACCGGTGTGTTCGATCTGCAACTACACCCACCGAACTCCGCCAAACTCATTGTGTCGGCATTTGTCGTTCCGGTAGCAGGCGAATACACGCTCAGTAACCTGGCGGTGAGAAGAGTCTCTTCGGCCACGGGAACAACGCGGCTAAAAGTATTTGACAGCGACCAATTGCCGGTTGCCGATCTTCAGGCGACCAACAACCAGGACTGGGTACAAAACACCAATACGCTTGCGCTGGGAACCCTGAGCGTGGGTGACAGCATTTACTTTGCGGTTGACCGGGAAGGAAACTACGCCTCCGATTTCACCGAAGTCATGTGGACCGTCAACCGGCTCGTCCCCAATACCCCTCCCGTTGCGAATGCCGGCACGGACGTCGCGATCACGCTCCCCCAAGACAGCGTCACCTTATCCGGATCGGGAATGGATAGCGACGGTACCATCGCCGCATACGCATGGACACAACAAAGTGGTCCTTTGGCAACGATCTCCGGAGCCGGCACGCAAAACGCCAAGCTCAGCCAACTTTCCGAAGGAGAGTATGTGTTCCGCCTCACCGTAACCGACGATGACGGCGCCACAGCTTTCGACGAGGTGACCGTTGTGGTGAATGCTCCCGTGGAGATCAGTTGGAATTCTTATGACATCGTCATGCAATCCACGCAGGCGCAACAAGGCAAGGTGAATAGCACCGATAACAGCACGCAGGCCACGATAGCGTTCTTTCAGTCGACCAACGACGGCGGTGTCCGGAAAAACGCGCTGCTCCCTACTTACAATTCCGGTGCGCACCCGAATGTCAATAGCTTTGTCGCCACCTATTGGGCGAACGCATCGGGCAACACGTATCCGTATGCTGGCAAGAGTACGGTGGGCAGAGGCAGTGAGACCGGCGAAGGCAATGTGCCTTCACCCACCGGTGTTTTCGACCTGCAATTGCATCCACCAAATTCACTCAAGCTGATCGTGGCGGCGTTTGTCGTCCCCGCAGACGGCGAATATGCCGTCAGCAGCGCAGCGGTGAGGAGAGTGTCATCCGCTGCCGGCACTGCGCGGCTCAAAGTTTTTAACAACCTCCAATCCGTCATCCTGAATCTCCAGGCCACCAACAACCAGGACTGGGTGCAAAGCCCGACCCCGCTGTCGCTGGGCGTTTTAGCCGTTGGCGACAGCATTTACTTCGCGGTTGACCGCGATGGGAACTATGCCTCCGATTTCACCGAAGTAGCCTGGACAGTCACCATGACCCCGCCTTCGAGCCAAGCGCGCATGGCCCCCAGGCAGACCGTGGCGGAGACCACGCCAAAGCAACCTTCGGTCCCGGACGAAACGCCGATCGGTTTCTATCCCAACCCGGTTAAGAATGTGATCTCTTTTCAAGGCGTTACCGCCGAAACCCAGGTCACCTTTTATAATTCCATGGGCGCCCTGTTGCAACAAACCAAAATAGATCAAGCCCACAATACGCTTGACATGAATTCGGCAACTTTCTCACCTGGCATGTACATCATGATCCTGAAAAATCCCGGCGCGCAGAAACATTTCAAGTTTTTGATCGAGCGTTGA
- the pckA gene encoding phosphoenolpyruvate carboxykinase (ATP), with translation MQELGIKPADASVEDLGIEEGKAHWNLPPEQLAARALNEGQVALASNGAVTVNTGEFTGRSPKDKFTVKDELTTDAVWWNNFNIPFSPANFDRLYAKMISYFNGKEFYVRDVYACADPRYRMNLRVITEYAWSNLFVHNMFLRPWERELKTFSAEWHVLNAPGFHADPATDGTRQHNFSIIDFKRKIILIGGSGYTGEIKKGVFTALNFILPHQKNVLSMHCSANTGKSGDTAIFFGLSGTGKTTLSADPDRKLIGDDEHGWTPDNVIFNFEGGCYAKTIDLDEEREPEIFHAIRPGALLENICFKPGTTDVDYTNCSKTENTRVSYPIHHIPNIAMPSLGLNPKNIFFLTCDAYGVLPPISKLTPGQAAFHFISGYTAKVAGTEEGVTEPTMTFSACFGAPFMPLHPTVYAGMLSTKMQEAGVTVWLVNTGWSGGAYGVGKRMSLKVTRALITAALNGALHTVDYKTHDVFGVAFPVSCPQVPSELLDPRNTWTDKDAYDQKANYLAESFLKNFEKFSSSASEEILMGAPQIKVHA, from the coding sequence ATGCAAGAACTCGGAATAAAACCGGCCGATGCCTCGGTCGAAGACCTCGGCATTGAGGAGGGGAAGGCGCACTGGAATTTACCTCCCGAACAACTCGCCGCCCGTGCGCTGAACGAAGGCCAGGTTGCTCTCGCCAGCAACGGCGCCGTCACTGTAAACACCGGTGAATTTACCGGCAGGTCCCCCAAAGACAAGTTCACCGTCAAAGACGAACTGACCACCGACGCGGTGTGGTGGAACAACTTCAACATCCCTTTCTCGCCAGCCAATTTCGACCGGCTCTACGCCAAGATGATCTCCTACTTCAATGGCAAGGAGTTTTATGTGCGCGATGTTTATGCGTGCGCCGATCCGCGCTATCGCATGAACCTGCGGGTGATCACCGAATACGCGTGGTCTAATCTGTTTGTCCATAATATGTTTCTGCGGCCCTGGGAACGCGAGCTGAAGACGTTCTCCGCCGAATGGCACGTCCTGAATGCGCCCGGCTTCCATGCCGATCCCGCCACCGACGGCACGCGCCAGCACAACTTTTCTATCATCGACTTCAAACGCAAGATCATCCTCATTGGCGGCTCCGGCTACACGGGCGAGATCAAGAAGGGTGTGTTCACCGCGTTGAACTTTATTCTTCCCCATCAGAAAAATGTGTTGTCCATGCACTGCTCTGCCAACACTGGCAAGAGCGGCGACACCGCTATTTTCTTTGGGCTGTCGGGCACGGGCAAGACCACGTTGTCGGCCGACCCCGATCGCAAACTCATCGGCGACGACGAGCATGGCTGGACGCCGGATAACGTGATCTTCAATTTCGAAGGTGGCTGTTATGCCAAGACCATCGACCTGGACGAAGAACGCGAACCGGAGATCTTCCACGCCATTCGCCCCGGTGCGCTGCTGGAAAACATTTGCTTCAAGCCGGGTACCACCGACGTGGATTATACGAACTGCTCGAAGACCGAAAACACCCGCGTGAGTTATCCCATCCATCACATCCCTAATATCGCAATGCCCTCGTTGGGGCTGAACCCGAAGAACATTTTCTTCCTTACCTGCGATGCCTACGGTGTGCTCCCCCCTATTTCAAAGCTCACCCCAGGCCAGGCCGCGTTCCACTTCATCTCCGGGTACACCGCTAAGGTGGCGGGAACCGAAGAAGGTGTGACCGAACCTACCATGACGTTCTCGGCCTGCTTTGGTGCGCCGTTTATGCCCCTGCACCCCACAGTGTATGCCGGCATGTTGAGCACCAAGATGCAGGAAGCCGGTGTAACGGTGTGGCTGGTGAATACCGGTTGGTCCGGTGGTGCCTATGGCGTTGGCAAGCGCATGAGCTTGAAAGTCACCCGCGCCCTCATCACGGCCGCGCTGAATGGCGCGTTGCATACGGTCGACTATAAAACGCACGATGTCTTTGGCGTAGCCTTCCCGGTAAGTTGCCCGCAGGTCCCTTCCGAGCTCCTGGATCCGCGCAATACCTGGACCGATAAGGACGCCTACGACCAAAAGGCAAATTACCTGGCCGAATCGTTCCTGAAAAATTTCGAAAAGTTTTCATCTTCCGCTTCGGAAGAGATCCTCATGGGCGCGCCACAGATCAAGGTGCACGCATAA
- a CDS encoding MFS transporter — MAFSQRLHEIRTGFSSNFWIANTLELFERMAFYGAKAVLVVFLAERVGLNEEAGTLAGIFSGLIFSLPIVAGVLVDRYGFKKTLMACFFIFCIGYFLIGLAGMQYGESIVNVVGKKAYALSVLILTAVGGSLIKPCIVGTVAKTTKPEAKALGFSVYYTMANIGGAIGPIVALYVREDWGIEYVLIMSSFTSFLLFLGAWFFYREPVDHSNEVVEKRTLGKVFADMLLVFANFRFMIFLVIFSGIWIMFWQIFYLIPFYARTVLDFKAFEWFETVDAAGIILLTVPMAALVKEWKPITAMTLGFIFASFAWILIGTVPTVWATVAGIALYALGEATQAPRFYEYVSNLAPRGQTGTYMGFAFLPVAIGSFSAGAVSDWLRLNYLDTNPALMWYIVAGIGFTSTTLMILYNLYLAPKPQES, encoded by the coding sequence ATGGCGTTTTCACAACGACTTCACGAGATCCGTACCGGCTTTTCCTCCAACTTCTGGATCGCAAACACCCTCGAACTTTTCGAACGCATGGCTTTTTATGGTGCCAAAGCCGTGCTCGTCGTTTTTCTTGCTGAACGAGTCGGCCTGAACGAAGAGGCGGGAACCTTGGCAGGTATCTTCTCCGGTCTCATTTTTTCGCTCCCCATTGTTGCCGGCGTATTGGTAGATCGCTATGGGTTCAAGAAAACCCTGATGGCTTGCTTCTTTATTTTTTGTATTGGATACTTTCTCATCGGCCTGGCCGGCATGCAGTACGGAGAATCCATCGTGAACGTCGTCGGCAAAAAAGCCTACGCGCTATCGGTGTTGATCCTCACGGCCGTTGGCGGCTCGCTCATCAAGCCGTGTATTGTCGGCACCGTTGCGAAAACCACAAAACCCGAGGCGAAAGCGTTGGGTTTTTCTGTTTATTATACCATGGCGAATATCGGCGGCGCCATTGGGCCTATCGTTGCCTTGTATGTTCGGGAAGATTGGGGCATTGAATATGTATTGATCATGTCGTCGTTCACTTCATTCTTGCTTTTTCTTGGCGCCTGGTTTTTTTATCGCGAGCCTGTGGATCACAGCAACGAAGTAGTGGAGAAGCGCACCTTGGGTAAAGTATTTGCGGACATGCTGTTGGTCTTTGCCAACTTCAGATTCATGATCTTCCTGGTCATCTTTTCCGGGATCTGGATCATGTTCTGGCAGATTTTCTATCTCATCCCTTTTTATGCACGCACAGTGTTGGACTTTAAGGCGTTCGAATGGTTCGAAACCGTAGACGCGGCAGGCATCATTCTCCTAACGGTACCGATGGCTGCGCTCGTAAAAGAATGGAAGCCAATCACCGCCATGACGCTCGGTTTTATCTTCGCCAGCTTCGCCTGGATATTGATCGGCACTGTTCCCACCGTGTGGGCTACGGTAGCCGGCATCGCGCTATACGCCCTGGGAGAAGCCACACAAGCACCACGCTTTTATGAATACGTGAGCAACCTTGCGCCTAGGGGACAAACCGGCACCTACATGGGCTTTGCCTTCCTGCCTGTAGCCATAGGATCATTTTCAGCAGGAGCCGTTTCCGATTGGCTGCGCTTGAACTACCTGGATACGAATCCCGCATTGATGTGGTACATCGTCGCCGGCATTGGCTTCACATCAACCACGTTGATGATCCTCTACAATTTGTACCTGGCGCCCAAGCCCCAGGAATCCTGA